Proteins from a genomic interval of Candidatus Babela massiliensis:
- a CDS encoding IS982 family transposase, translating to MLINIFCQIDDFCKLFEKEIKINLLPSSKIRKRSSNLTISEILTIIVYYHYSGYKTFKDYYTKHILVNMNRDFKKLVSYNRFVELKKLSVIPLALFFKLYGVANCTGISSIDSLPLKVCHIKRKSSNKVFKDIAKKGKTSVGWFYGFKLHFVINEYGYIIDCTITSGNVADNNKSTVSSITKNIFGKLVADKGYIGCFNMLFDKGIHLIHKLRSNMKNKLLSFQDKLLLRKRGIIESVGNILKNTFNLEHTRHRCQINFFANLFSALIAYSFKPSKPSFAILS from the coding sequence ATGCTTATTAATATTTTCTGTCAAATCGATGATTTTTGCAAGCTTTTTGAAAAAGAAATTAAAATAAATTTATTGCCAAGCTCAAAAATACGTAAAAGAAGTTCTAATCTTACTATAAGTGAAATATTAACGATAATAGTTTATTATCACTACTCTGGTTATAAAACATTCAAAGATTATTATACAAAACATATACTTGTAAATATGAACAGAGATTTTAAAAAATTGGTTAGCTATAATAGATTTGTAGAACTAAAAAAATTATCAGTTATACCATTGGCATTATTTTTTAAGTTATATGGAGTAGCAAATTGTACTGGTATATCATCTATAGATAGCCTACCTTTAAAAGTATGTCATATAAAAAGAAAATCTTCTAATAAAGTATTTAAAGATATAGCAAAGAAAGGTAAAACATCAGTAGGTTGGTTTTACGGATTTAAATTACATTTTGTTATCAATGAGTATGGTTATATAATAGATTGTACTATTACTTCTGGTAATGTTGCTGATAATAATAAATCTACTGTTTCTAGTATTACTAAAAATATCTTTGGTAAACTTGTTGCAGATAAAGGTTATATTGGATGTTTTAATATGTTATTTGATAAAGGCATTCACTTAATTCATAAACTTAGGTCTAATATGAAAAATAAACTTCTTTCTTTTCAAGACAAACTTCTATTGAGAAAACGTGGTATTATCGAATCTGTTGGTAATATACTTAAAAATACTTTTAATCTTGAACACACTCGACATCGCTGTCAGATTAATTTTTTTGCTAATCTTTTTTCTGCTTTAATTGCTTATTCTTTCAAGCCTTCT
- a CDS encoding ankyrin repeat domain-containing protein produces MHKIKSLYLTIISILYFNNLVSMEHVVQKINEQYACILSMPNELMINIIANVIKEHMKDWQDIFNFDKENFKKVIENIRLICRKFNSYFDAEYLIKIIRILKQERLCYLFMTLKDQFESEDSILSLEELNANLIEILNKEILSQADLTEAVNLLLHNTDFNAKDRNGNNALILSYIKGHKFLVKVIIAAGANINIQDELGNTILIIDYTDNCF; encoded by the coding sequence GTGCATAAAATAAAATCTTTATATTTAACAATAATATCAATTTTATATTTTAATAATTTGGTATCTATGGAGCATGTAGTTCAAAAAATAAATGAACAATATGCTTGTATATTGAGTATGCCAAATGAATTAATGATAAATATTATTGCCAATGTAATAAAAGAGCATATGAAAGATTGGCAAGATATCTTTAATTTTGATAAAGAAAATTTTAAAAAAGTTATAGAAAATATACGATTAATCTGTCGAAAGTTTAATAGTTATTTTGATGCTGAATACTTAATAAAGATCATAAGAATTTTAAAACAAGAGAGACTTTGCTATTTGTTTATGACTTTAAAAGATCAATTTGAATCAGAAGATAGTATTTTATCATTAGAAGAACTTAATGCAAATTTGATTGAAATATTAAATAAAGAAATACTATCTCAAGCTGATTTAACAGAAGCAGTTAATTTGTTATTACATAATACAGATTTTAATGCTAAAGATAGGAATGGCAATAATGCTTTAATACTTTCTTATATAAAGGGGCATAAATTTTTAGTAAAGGTTATTATTGCCGCAGGTGCAAATATTAATATTCAAGATGAATTAGGAAATACTATACTGATAATTGACTATACTGATAATTGCTTCTGA
- a CDS encoding ankyrin repeat domain-containing protein gives MTILIIASEEGDISIIPTLIALGSNIYINDLKFKETALIKAAKCGHKNIVKILINSGANVNIKNIFGETALILALRKNYEEIINILVDSGADINVRDSQGRTPIFFVIKANNIVLVKLLINRGAEVNIRDDNGNTPLLMACESML, from the coding sequence TTGACTATACTGATAATTGCTTCTGAAGAGGGCGATATAAGTATAATTCCTACGCTGATTGCATTAGGGTCAAATATTTATATTAATGATTTAAAGTTTAAAGAAACTGCTTTAATAAAGGCGGCAAAGTGTGGTCATAAAAATATAGTTAAAATACTTATTAATTCTGGAGCAAATGTTAATATTAAAAATATTTTTGGCGAAACTGCTTTGATTTTAGCCTTAAGAAAAAACTATGAAGAGATTATTAATATTCTTGTTGATTCTGGAGCGGATATTAATGTTAGAGATTCTCAAGGACGAACCCCTATATTTTTTGTCATTAAAGCAAATAATATAGTTTTAGTTAAATTGCTTATTAATCGAGGCGCAGAGGTTAATATTAGGGATGATAATGGAAATACTCCTTTGCTAATGGCATGTGAGTCTATGCTATAA
- a CDS encoding ankyrin repeat domain-containing protein, with product MTKLLIDFGANVNVANNKGITPLMVASKEVAEIIIPECTLANINMKNSCGQSALNIVVHNRDFCKMLIESGADVNSIAGEKVYGSWFKYYLGIKDRIINIQDKYGCTYLMDAALKGDLKRVKYLLANGANLNIKNDNGKSALIYASEKKNIPVIRLLIKYGADIDAQDRYGNTALIIAIRRGYKNLALELISSGALVNLKRKDKLTALYFAIKKGDKEIIEKIKIRVSYNN from the coding sequence ATAACAAAGTTACTTATTGACTTTGGCGCAAATGTTAATGTTGCTAATAATAAAGGGATTACTCCTTTAATGGTTGCTTCAAAAGAGGTAGCTGAAATTATAATACCCGAATGTACACTTGCTAATATTAATATGAAAAATAGTTGCGGTCAAAGTGCTTTAAATATAGTTGTTCATAATAGAGATTTTTGTAAAATGCTTATTGAATCCGGTGCTGATGTTAATAGTATTGCTGGTGAAAAAGTATATGGAAGTTGGTTTAAATATTATTTAGGTATCAAAGATAGAATCATAAATATACAAGATAAATATGGTTGTACTTATTTAATGGATGCTGCTTTAAAAGGGGATCTAAAGAGAGTTAAATATTTATTAGCAAATGGAGCAAATCTTAATATTAAAAATGATAATGGTAAGTCAGCATTAATTTATGCTTCAGAGAAAAAGAATATTCCAGTAATTAGATTGCTTATTAAATATGGTGCTGATATAGATGCTCAAGATCGTTATGGTAATACAGCCTTAATTATAGCTATTAGAAGAGGATATAAAAATTTAGCCTTAGAATTGATCTCATCTGGTGCATTGGTTAATCTTAAAAGAAAAGATAAATTGACAGCTTTGTATTTTGCAATAAAAAAGGGGGATAAAGAAATAATTGAGAAAATTAAAATTAGAGTTAGTTATAATAACTAA
- a CDS encoding ankyrin repeat domain-containing protein — translation MNIKIFYIILIISLSNLRSMIKIEIPKQEEAVLGLELELWVSIFRILIEGYMNNCNDMFDFDEEVIEKIENLRLTCKKFNSLFKADYCLSNFINERWKVLKGRTLKQYLRLNKCQIHLMLGESLNMLSKEGYIFPKPNSSFEQILKEAICLIRIGAYPDCQDKEGNTVIHWACKYGYKFIVKILIKCKADLNIQNDHGFTALMWACDKGYLKIVKLLLEAGAHVNIKCSMKDNALICAVDSGYQDIVKILVSYRANINDKGFQDRTALMVAALRGHKDIAEFLINSGADVNMKDEDGKTALIYVVCGFMADINIIQSLIDAGTSVNIQDNEGRIALHWAVLKGYKKIVKKLIDNNSDRNIRDNEGKKPKDLAIENDYLVILNILSSSGKSKCISS, via the coding sequence ATGAATATAAAGATTTTTTATATAATTCTAATCATATCTTTAAGCAATCTAAGATCTATGATAAAAATTGAGATTCCTAAACAAGAAGAAGCTGTATTGGGTCTTGAGTTGGAATTATGGGTAAGTATTTTTAGAATACTAATTGAAGGATACATGAATAATTGTAATGATATGTTTGATTTTGATGAAGAGGTTATAGAAAAAATAGAAAATTTACGTTTAACTTGTAAAAAATTTAATAGCTTATTTAAAGCTGATTATTGTTTAAGTAATTTTATAAACGAAAGATGGAAAGTTTTAAAAGGACGTACTCTAAAGCAATATTTACGTTTAAACAAATGTCAAATTCATCTTATGTTAGGTGAATCTCTGAACATGTTAAGTAAAGAAGGATATATTTTTCCCAAACCAAACAGTAGTTTTGAGCAAATTTTAAAAGAAGCTATTTGTTTAATCAGAATAGGTGCCTATCCTGATTGTCAGGATAAGGAAGGTAATACGGTTATACATTGGGCATGTAAGTATGGTTATAAATTCATAGTTAAAATTCTTATAAAATGTAAAGCTGATTTAAACATACAAAATGATCATGGTTTTACGGCTTTAATGTGGGCATGTGACAAAGGCTATTTAAAAATAGTTAAATTACTTCTTGAAGCTGGAGCCCATGTTAATATTAAATGTAGTATGAAAGATAATGCTTTAATTTGTGCTGTTGATTCAGGTTATCAAGATATAGTTAAGATATTGGTGTCTTATAGAGCTAATATTAATGACAAAGGTTTTCAGGATAGAACAGCGTTAATGGTTGCTGCTTTAAGAGGTCATAAAGATATAGCAGAATTTCTTATTAATTCAGGTGCTGATGTTAATATGAAAGATGAAGATGGCAAAACAGCTTTAATTTATGTAGTTTGTGGTTTTATGGCAGATATTAATATCATTCAAAGTTTGATAGATGCAGGAACTAGTGTTAATATACAAGACAATGAAGGAAGAATAGCTTTACATTGGGCTGTATTAAAAGGTTATAAAAAAATAGTTAAGAAACTTATTGATAATAACAGTGATCGAAATATTAGAGATAATGAAGGGAAAAAGCCCAAAGATCTAGCTATTGAAAATGATTATTTGGTTATACTTAATATTTTGTCAAGTTCTGGCAAGTCTAAATGCATTTCTTCTTGA